A genomic stretch from Malus domestica chromosome 15, GDT2T_hap1 includes:
- the LOC103424778 gene encoding UDP-glycosyltransferase 74F2-like, whose translation MEGDKGYRAHVLAVPYPAQGHINPLLQFCKRVSSKGKGIKVTLANTVFIANSLQSTSSGSVYFDTISDGYDEGGFAQAGSVADYLSRMEAVGSKTLAELIKKHQNSPQPIDCIVYDPFLPWALEVAKQFGMLACAFFTQTCTVNYTYHLQHHGKLTISSVPGLHDVLEPRDFPSFISVPGSYPAYFEMVLNQFSNTHKADFNFVNTFYKLEQEAVESMSKDCPNLLTIGPTIPSFYLDNSIKDDKDYGVHLFKFDSTCTDWLNTKPAGSVVYVAFGSMANLSDKQMEELAFGLKESGFHFLWVVRPSEEAKLPSKFVEETSNSGQGLVVKWSPQLEVLSHAAVGCFFTHGGWNSTIEALSLGVPMIAMPQWTDQPTNSKLVEDVWKVGVRVKVYDHDNDEINDRGENVNGVVGREEFKRCIRKVMEDEKDGIEMKKNAKKWRELAIEAVSDGGTSDKNIQEFVSKLTTAA comes from the exons atGGAAGGTGATAAAGGTTATAGAGCTCACGTGTTGGCAGTTCCTTATCCTGCTCAAGGTCACATAAACCCGTTGCTCCAATTCTGCAAGCGCGTTTCCTCTAAGGGCAAGGGCATCAAAGTGACTCTAGCCAACACCGTCTTCATCGCCAACTCGTTGCAGAGCACATCATCGGGCTCCGTCTACTTCGACACCATCTCCGATGGCTACGACGAAGGCGGCTTTGCTCAAGCTGGGAGCGTCGCCGACTATCTATCCCGGATGGAAGCCGTGGGATCCAAAACCCTAGCCGAGCTCATTAAAAAGCACCAAAACTCACCCCAACCTATAGATTGCATTGTTTACGATCCCTTTTTACCTTGGGCTTTGGAAGTAGCCAAACAATTTGGTATGCTTGCCTGTGCCTTTTTTACTCAAACATGCACGGTTAATTACACTTACCATCTCCAGCATCATGGGAAACTGACGATTTCTTCTGTTCCGGGGTTGCATGACGTGCTTGAGCCTCGAGACTTCCCGTCCTTCATTTCTGTCCCGGGCTCATATCCAGCTTACTTTGAGATGGTGTTGAACCAATTTTCTAACACCCACAAAGCTGATTTCAATTTTGTCAATACTTTCTACAAGTTAGAGCAAGAG GCGGTGGAATCCATGTCAAAAGATTGTCCAAACTTGTTGACAATAGGGCCAACAATTCCATCTTTTTACTTGGACAATAGCATCAAAGACGACAAGGATTACGGGGTCCATCTTTTCAAGTTCGACTCGACCTGCACAGACTGGCTCAACACCAAGCCAGCAGGCTCGGTTGTATACGTGGCGTTTGGTAGCATGGCCAATCTAAGTGACAAGCAGATGGAGGAGCTTGCATTTGGGCTGAAGGAAAGCGGCTTCCACTTCTTGTGGGTGGTTAGGCCTTCGGAGGAGGCAAAGCTTCCCTCCAAGTTTGTCGAAGAGACGAGTAATAGTGGTCAAGGGTTAGTAGTAAAATGGAGCCCTCAGTTGGAGGTGCTGTCGCATGCGGCGGTGGGATGTTTTTTCACACACGGCGGGTGGAATTCGACGATTGAGGCATTAAGCTTGGGAGTGCCAATGATTGCAATGCCGCAGTGGACCGACCAGCCTACTAATTCCAAGCTAGTTGAGGATGTTTGGAAGGTTGGTGTTAGAGTGAAGGTTTATGATCATGATAATGATGAGATAAACGATCGCGGTGAGAATGTTAATGGGGTGGTCGGAAGAGAAGAGTTTAAGCGTTGCATTAGGAAAGTGATGGAAGATGAGAAGGATGGGattgaaatgaaaaagaatgCAAAGAAATGGAGGGAGTTGGCAATAGAGGCTGTGAGTGACGGTGGCACTTCGGACAAAAACATCCAAGAATTCGTGTCCAAATTGACAACCGCAGCCTAA